From Streptomyces sp. NBC_00683, one genomic window encodes:
- a CDS encoding stealth family protein yields the protein MGNPEASTLLRLYRRMLPHSLRRFLVRLLPARNRLILQHGLSGLGTTWRTLRKQASIRLSKRLRRDARRPGVKLVWYARGVRAAEVTEGLTPSIARATNLLRVTDVLERHGIPYFCVRGNSVTMTAVAIPAGERPRAERALRVSALSAGALLAGGAAGGKQLHADQRASWSQTSEESILRIWWLLTDPMGQWTLGPNHACVIEYWTEDNGLLLAPVPNLTATAVVAAENPVRVPVSHFTGPVSGLVDAPPQVGTRSEFTLSLPDEVTFPVDAVYTWVDGADPEWIRRRATALGRTDYHEQAVSAARFTSRDELRYSLRSLHQFAPWLRTIYLVTDGQVPAWLHTAHPRLKVVPHSEIFTEGSALPTFNSHAIESQLHHIPGLSDHFLYFNDDVFLGRSVTPEEFFHANGLSKYFPSNALVPMTPPSAEDPPSEIAAKNNRVVIAGSFDRVLTRKMKHVPHSLRRDILQEIEERYPVEHRQTQHSHFRSPTDLSITSSLHHYYGQQTSRSVPGRIRYTYLDLAAPNTGRHLNRLLAQRDYHTFCINDTVDDPDTAEARTAMLRTFLETYFPVPSPYERPGPAAPQRSYDLVETTRPEPAFDIPNSVKWNQ from the coding sequence ATGGGCAACCCGGAAGCCTCTACTCTGCTGCGCCTGTACCGGCGCATGCTGCCGCACTCCCTGAGGCGATTCCTGGTACGGCTCCTGCCTGCCCGCAACCGGCTGATCCTCCAGCACGGCCTGTCCGGGCTCGGCACCACGTGGCGCACCCTGCGCAAGCAGGCGAGCATCCGGCTGAGCAAGCGGCTGCGCCGCGACGCCCGCCGCCCGGGCGTGAAGCTGGTCTGGTACGCGCGAGGGGTCCGCGCCGCCGAGGTGACGGAAGGTCTGACACCGTCCATCGCCCGTGCCACGAACCTGTTGCGCGTGACCGACGTGCTGGAGCGTCACGGCATTCCCTATTTCTGCGTGCGCGGCAATTCCGTCACCATGACCGCCGTGGCGATCCCGGCGGGCGAGCGGCCACGCGCCGAAAGGGCGCTGCGAGTGAGCGCACTCTCGGCGGGCGCGCTCCTGGCGGGTGGCGCGGCCGGCGGCAAGCAACTGCACGCCGATCAGCGCGCCTCCTGGTCCCAGACTTCGGAAGAATCGATTCTGCGGATCTGGTGGCTCCTCACCGATCCCATGGGGCAGTGGACGCTCGGGCCCAATCACGCATGTGTCATCGAGTACTGGACCGAGGACAACGGGCTGCTCCTGGCCCCGGTACCCAATCTCACCGCGACCGCCGTGGTCGCCGCCGAGAACCCGGTCCGCGTGCCGGTCAGCCATTTCACCGGTCCGGTCAGCGGGCTGGTGGACGCACCGCCGCAGGTGGGGACACGGTCCGAATTCACCCTGTCCCTTCCCGACGAGGTCACTTTCCCCGTCGACGCGGTCTACACGTGGGTCGACGGCGCGGATCCCGAGTGGATCCGCCGCCGGGCCACCGCGCTCGGCCGGACCGATTACCACGAGCAGGCGGTGAGCGCCGCCCGCTTCACCAGCCGTGACGAGCTGCGCTACTCGCTGCGCTCCCTGCACCAGTTCGCACCGTGGCTGCGCACCATCTACCTGGTCACGGACGGGCAGGTGCCGGCATGGCTCCACACCGCCCACCCCCGGCTCAAGGTGGTCCCCCACAGCGAGATCTTCACCGAGGGCTCCGCCCTGCCCACGTTCAACTCCCACGCCATCGAGAGCCAGCTGCACCACATCCCGGGGCTCTCCGACCACTTCCTGTACTTCAACGACGACGTCTTCCTCGGCCGCAGTGTGACTCCCGAGGAGTTCTTCCACGCCAACGGGCTCTCGAAGTACTTCCCCTCCAACGCGCTCGTCCCGATGACCCCGCCCTCCGCCGAGGACCCGCCCTCGGAAATCGCCGCGAAGAACAACCGGGTCGTCATCGCGGGGTCGTTCGACCGGGTGCTGACCAGGAAGATGAAGCACGTGCCGCACTCGTTGCGCCGCGACATCCTCCAGGAGATCGAGGAGCGCTACCCGGTGGAGCACCGGCAGACGCAGCACTCGCACTTCCGCAGCCCGACCGACCTGTCGATCACCTCTTCGTTGCACCACTACTACGGGCAGCAGACGAGCCGTTCGGTCCCGGGCAGGATCCGCTACACGTATCTGGACCTGGCCGCGCCCAACACCGGCAGGCATCTCAACAGGCTTCTCGCCCAGCGCGATTACCACACGTTCTGCATCAACGACACGGTGGACGACCCGGATACGGCGGAAGCCCGCACCGCGATGCTCAGAACGTTCCTGGAGACCTACTTCCCCGTGCCCAGTCCCTATGAGCGGCCAGGGCCGGCCGCACCGCAGCGCTCCTACGACCTGGTGGAGACCACCCGGCCCGAGCCTGCTTTCGACATTCCGAACTCTGTGAAGTGGAACCAATGA
- a CDS encoding DegT/DnrJ/EryC1/StrS family aminotransferase, whose product MTSDPQVIRAAAPVIGEDEIEAAVRVLRSGMVVQGREVAGFEEEFSKFVDGRHCVAVNSGTSALHLSLMALGIGPGDEVIVPSFTFAATANAVRLVGATPVFADIERDSFCLSPQAAEAAVTPRTAAIMPVHLYGHPAAMAGLMTVAERHGLAVVEDAAQAHAAALDGTPVGAFGAAACFSFYPTKNMHSLEGGMITTGDAALARTLRLLRNQGMEQRYANEIVGFNVRMTDVSAAVGRVQLRSLDAWTDRRRANAAVLDAGLSGVVTPPVAEGARHVYHQYTIRVDSASGKDRDTVSRELQERGIGNAVYYPTPVHRLKPFQSGEKALGYVGGDLAETELAAAQALSIPVHPMLTPQELDRLAATVNEVVEEGA is encoded by the coding sequence ATGACCAGTGACCCCCAGGTGATACGCGCGGCAGCCCCGGTGATCGGAGAGGACGAGATCGAGGCCGCGGTGCGTGTGCTGCGCAGCGGCATGGTCGTTCAGGGCCGGGAGGTCGCCGGCTTCGAGGAGGAGTTCTCGAAGTTCGTCGACGGCCGGCACTGCGTCGCCGTCAACTCGGGCACCAGCGCCCTGCACCTCTCGCTGATGGCACTCGGGATCGGCCCCGGCGACGAGGTGATCGTCCCGTCCTTCACCTTTGCCGCCACCGCCAACGCGGTGCGGCTCGTGGGCGCGACCCCGGTGTTCGCGGACATCGAGCGCGACAGCTTCTGTCTCTCCCCGCAGGCCGCCGAGGCCGCCGTCACTCCGCGCACCGCGGCGATCATGCCGGTGCACCTGTACGGCCACCCGGCCGCCATGGCGGGGCTCATGACGGTGGCCGAGCGGCACGGACTCGCCGTCGTCGAGGATGCGGCCCAGGCCCATGCCGCCGCCCTGGACGGCACACCCGTGGGTGCGTTCGGTGCTGCTGCCTGCTTCAGTTTCTACCCGACCAAGAACATGCACAGCCTCGAGGGCGGCATGATCACCACGGGTGACGCCGCTCTCGCACGCACGCTGCGGCTGTTGCGCAACCAGGGCATGGAGCAGCGCTACGCCAACGAGATCGTGGGCTTCAACGTCCGGATGACCGATGTGTCGGCAGCGGTCGGCCGCGTCCAGCTGCGCAGCCTCGACGCCTGGACGGACCGCCGCCGGGCCAACGCCGCCGTGCTCGACGCGGGCCTGAGCGGCGTCGTCACGCCGCCGGTCGCCGAAGGCGCCCGCCACGTCTACCACCAGTACACGATCCGGGTGGACTCCGCGTCCGGCAAGGACCGGGACACGGTCTCCCGGGAGCTCCAGGAGCGGGGCATCGGCAACGCCGTCTACTACCCCACCCCGGTGCACCGGCTCAAGCCGTTCCAGAGCGGCGAGAAGGCCCTCGGCTACGTCGGCGGGGACCTGGCCGAGACGGAACTGGCAGCGGCCCAGGCGCTTTCCATACCCGTGCACCCGATGCTCACTCCGCAGGAGCTCGACCGTCTGGCGGCCACGGTCAACGAGGTCGTGGAGGAGGGCGCATGA
- a CDS encoding 3-hydroxyacyl-CoA dehydrogenase NAD-binding domain-containing protein, whose product MSSTTELLKGAAELFPGEVVTQAHVRHLELPAGAGNFALITLDNGLDHTKPTTFGPQSLANLNAAIDQVEKEAAEGTITGIGITGKPFIFAVGADLKGVELLKEHKDALAIGKGGHDVFRRLSGLAVPTFAYYNGAAMGGGVEVGLHCSYRTVSKALPAFSLPEVFLGLVPGWGGCALLPNLIGADRAVSVIIENSLNQNRQLKGKQVFELGIADALFEGADFLEQSLIWTASVLNGSLAVERPEIDRGDAWDQAVARGRAIADSKVHGAAPAAYRALEIIAAAKDGDLSAGFDAEDQALADLIMGGELRSGIYSFNLVQKRAKRPAGAPDKALARPVTKVGVVGAGLMASQLALLFLRRLEVPVVLTDIDQARVDKGVGYVHAEIEKLLGKGRINQDKANRLKGLVSGVLDKAEGFSDADFIIEAVFEEIGVKQQVFAEVEAVAPAHAILATNTSSLSVTEMASKLKNPERVVGFHFFNPVAILPLLEIVRGEQTDDASLATAFGVARKLKKTAVLVKDAPAFVVNRILTRFMGEIQNIIDEGTSVETAEKAIEPLGLPMSPLVLLELVGPAIGLHVSETLNRAFPERFTVSENLAAVVKAGKRGFYIYSAGNPAKPELDPEVAALLKQGDTVLSEEQVRDRVLDAVAQEIGLMLDEGVVAEAQDIDLCLITGAGWPFHLGGITPYLDREGVSERVTGKKFLAQGVASVPA is encoded by the coding sequence GTGAGCTCCACCACTGAGCTTCTGAAGGGTGCGGCCGAGCTGTTCCCCGGCGAGGTCGTCACCCAGGCGCACGTACGCCACCTGGAACTTCCGGCCGGTGCGGGCAACTTCGCCCTCATCACGCTGGACAACGGCCTGGACCACACCAAGCCGACCACCTTCGGACCGCAGTCGCTGGCGAACCTGAACGCCGCCATCGACCAGGTCGAGAAGGAGGCCGCCGAGGGCACGATCACCGGTATCGGCATCACCGGCAAGCCGTTCATCTTCGCGGTCGGCGCCGACCTCAAGGGTGTCGAGCTGCTCAAGGAGCACAAGGACGCGCTGGCCATCGGCAAGGGCGGCCACGACGTCTTCCGCCGGCTGTCCGGCCTCGCGGTCCCGACGTTCGCGTACTACAACGGCGCGGCCATGGGCGGCGGTGTCGAGGTCGGACTGCACTGCTCGTACCGCACCGTCTCCAAGGCGCTGCCCGCCTTCTCGCTGCCCGAGGTCTTCCTCGGCCTGGTCCCCGGCTGGGGCGGCTGTGCGCTGCTTCCCAACCTGATCGGCGCCGACCGCGCGGTCTCGGTGATCATCGAGAACTCGCTGAACCAGAACCGCCAGCTCAAGGGCAAGCAGGTCTTCGAGCTCGGGATCGCCGACGCACTCTTCGAGGGCGCGGACTTCCTGGAGCAGTCGCTGATCTGGACCGCGTCCGTTCTGAACGGCTCGCTCGCGGTGGAGCGCCCGGAGATCGACCGCGGGGATGCCTGGGACCAGGCCGTCGCCCGCGGCCGGGCCATCGCCGACTCCAAGGTGCACGGCGCGGCCCCGGCCGCGTACCGCGCGCTGGAGATCATCGCCGCGGCCAAGGACGGCGACCTGAGCGCCGGCTTCGACGCCGAGGACCAGGCCCTCGCGGACCTGATCATGGGCGGCGAGCTGCGCTCCGGGATCTACTCGTTCAACCTGGTCCAGAAGCGTGCCAAGCGCCCGGCCGGTGCCCCGGACAAGGCCCTGGCCCGTCCGGTCACCAAGGTCGGCGTGGTGGGCGCGGGCCTGATGGCCTCGCAGCTCGCCCTGCTCTTCCTTCGCCGCCTCGAGGTGCCGGTCGTCCTGACCGACATCGACCAGGCGCGGGTCGACAAGGGTGTGGGCTACGTCCACGCCGAGATCGAGAAGCTGCTCGGCAAGGGCCGCATCAACCAGGACAAGGCCAACCGCCTCAAGGGCCTGGTCTCCGGTGTGCTGGACAAGGCCGAGGGCTTCTCCGACGCCGACTTCATCATCGAGGCCGTCTTCGAGGAGATCGGCGTCAAGCAGCAGGTGTTCGCGGAGGTCGAGGCGGTCGCCCCGGCGCACGCGATCCTCGCCACCAACACCTCGTCCCTCTCGGTCACCGAGATGGCGTCGAAGCTGAAGAACCCCGAGCGGGTCGTCGGCTTCCACTTCTTCAACCCGGTCGCGATCCTCCCGCTCCTGGAGATCGTCCGCGGCGAGCAGACCGACGACGCCTCGCTGGCCACGGCCTTCGGTGTCGCCCGCAAGCTGAAGAAGACCGCGGTCCTGGTGAAGGACGCCCCGGCGTTCGTCGTCAACCGCATCCTCACCCGCTTCATGGGCGAGATCCAGAACATCATCGACGAGGGCACCTCGGTCGAGACCGCGGAGAAGGCCATCGAGCCCCTCGGTCTGCCGATGTCCCCGCTGGTGCTCCTGGAGCTGGTGGGCCCGGCGATCGGCCTGCACGTCTCCGAGACCCTGAACCGCGCCTTCCCGGAGCGCTTCACCGTCTCCGAGAACCTGGCCGCGGTGGTCAAGGCCGGCAAGCGCGGCTTCTACATCTACTCCGCCGGGAATCCAGCCAAGCCGGAGCTGGACCCGGAGGTCGCCGCCCTCCTCAAGCAGGGCGACACCGTCCTGTCCGAGGAGCAGGTCCGCGACCGCGTCCTGGACGCGGTGGCGCAGGAGATCGGTCTGATGCTGGACGAGGGCGTCGTCGCCGAGGCCCAGGACATCGACCTCTGCCTGATCACCGGCGCGGGCTGGCCCTTCCACCTGGGCGGCATCACGCCGTACCTGGACCGCGAGGGCGTCTCCGAGCGGGTCACGGGCAAGAAGTTCCTGGCGCAGGGCGTGGCGAGCGTTCCTGCCTGA
- a CDS encoding Gfo/Idh/MocA family protein, translating to MSRENSLRAGLIGLGSMGRNHARVLHGLEGVELVGVADPVAAEDGAPGSVAVFRSVEQLLAEGIDYAVVACPTALHEEVALELAAHGVHALIEKPIAPSVRSAGIITRAFAEAGLVAGVGHIERYNPALRELRARLDLGELGEVYQVVTRRQGPFPARIADVGVVYDLATHDIDLTAWLTNSRYESVASATVSRSGRVHEDLVAFVGHLASGAVTSHLVNWLSPLKERVTIVTGEHGCFVADTLTADLWFYANGSQPTEWEGLRQFRGVSEGDVTRYAIVKREPLLVEHETFRDAVLGKEADIVTLEQATGTVAVAEAVLEAAAKQTGVPVGPGLPVTSV from the coding sequence ATGAGCCGGGAGAACTCTCTGCGGGCCGGGCTGATCGGTCTCGGGTCGATGGGCCGCAACCACGCCCGGGTGCTGCACGGTCTCGAAGGCGTCGAGTTGGTGGGCGTCGCCGACCCGGTCGCCGCCGAGGACGGCGCGCCCGGTTCCGTAGCGGTGTTCCGCAGTGTCGAGCAGCTGCTGGCCGAGGGCATCGACTACGCGGTCGTCGCCTGCCCCACCGCCCTGCACGAAGAGGTCGCGCTGGAGCTGGCGGCCCACGGGGTGCACGCTCTGATCGAGAAGCCGATCGCTCCGTCGGTGCGGTCCGCCGGGATCATCACCCGCGCCTTCGCGGAAGCGGGCCTGGTGGCCGGGGTCGGGCACATCGAGCGGTACAACCCCGCCCTCCGCGAGCTGCGCGCCCGCCTCGACCTGGGTGAACTGGGCGAGGTCTACCAGGTGGTGACGCGGCGTCAGGGACCTTTCCCGGCGCGGATCGCGGACGTCGGGGTGGTCTACGACCTGGCCACCCACGACATCGACCTGACCGCGTGGCTCACCAACAGCCGCTACGAGTCGGTTGCCTCGGCGACGGTGTCGCGCAGCGGCCGGGTCCATGAGGACCTCGTGGCGTTCGTGGGGCACCTGGCGTCCGGAGCCGTCACCAGCCATCTGGTCAACTGGCTGTCCCCGCTGAAGGAGCGCGTCACCATCGTGACCGGTGAGCACGGCTGCTTCGTGGCCGACACCCTCACCGCGGACCTGTGGTTCTACGCCAACGGCTCGCAGCCCACCGAGTGGGAGGGCCTGCGCCAGTTCCGCGGTGTGTCCGAGGGCGACGTCACGCGGTACGCGATCGTCAAGCGCGAACCGCTGCTGGTCGAGCACGAGACCTTCCGCGACGCCGTGCTGGGCAAGGAGGCCGACATCGTCACGCTCGAGCAGGCCACCGGCACCGTGGCCGTGGCCGAAGCCGTCCTCGAAGCCGCCGCGAAGCAGACCGGGGTCCCCGTGGGGCCCGGTCTCCCGGTGACTTCCGTCTGA
- a CDS encoding LCP family protein, giving the protein MTDHNADSGSRISDETRSRRAPKPRKRRRGLKITLGVLLVLLLAGGGTVYWMYSQLDGNIKGVDINKALDEKDRPEKLPTTGQNLLVLGSDSRAGAENKELGGGGSVGGARSDTAMVVHIPEGRTEAVAVSIPRDTLVTRPECNKADGSKMPSAERVMFNSVYSQVGPACVVKTVEKMSGVRIDHYLEINFAGFKDLVDAIGGVTVEVEEPIRDKASGLDLTAGSHKLNGTESLAYVRTRHGIGDGSDLGRIGLQQQFLLALLTEIKSQDLLGSPTTAYKIANSATKSLTTDEGLASLTSLTEFARSMNGVDPSSMETIMLPVAYDKQDPNRVVASEPRAGELWKAIRQDATIPESAKKSPATGG; this is encoded by the coding sequence ATGACAGATCACAACGCTGACTCCGGATCGCGGATATCCGACGAAACCCGCTCCAGACGCGCACCCAAGCCGCGCAAGCGCCGCCGGGGCCTCAAGATCACTCTTGGCGTCCTGCTCGTCCTGCTGCTCGCAGGCGGCGGCACGGTCTACTGGATGTACAGCCAGCTCGACGGCAACATCAAGGGCGTCGACATCAACAAGGCCCTCGACGAGAAGGACCGTCCCGAGAAGCTCCCCACCACCGGGCAGAACCTGCTGGTGCTGGGATCGGACTCGCGGGCCGGGGCGGAGAACAAGGAGCTGGGCGGTGGCGGCAGCGTCGGCGGCGCCCGGTCCGACACCGCCATGGTGGTGCACATACCCGAGGGCCGGACCGAGGCCGTCGCCGTGTCCATTCCGCGCGACACCCTGGTGACCCGGCCGGAGTGCAACAAGGCCGACGGCTCGAAGATGCCGTCCGCCGAGCGCGTGATGTTCAACTCCGTGTACTCCCAGGTCGGTCCGGCCTGTGTGGTCAAGACCGTGGAGAAGATGTCCGGGGTCCGGATCGACCACTACCTGGAGATCAACTTCGCCGGGTTCAAGGATCTGGTCGACGCGATCGGCGGAGTCACCGTCGAGGTCGAGGAACCGATCCGGGACAAGGCCTCCGGTCTCGACCTGACCGCCGGTTCCCACAAGCTCAACGGCACCGAGTCCCTCGCCTACGTCCGGACCAGGCACGGCATCGGTGACGGCAGCGACCTCGGCCGGATCGGGCTCCAGCAGCAGTTCCTGCTCGCGCTGCTGACCGAGATCAAGTCCCAGGACCTGCTCGGCAGTCCGACGACCGCGTACAAGATCGCCAACTCGGCCACCAAGTCGCTCACCACCGACGAGGGGCTGGCCTCGCTGACCTCCCTCACCGAGTTCGCCCGCTCGATGAACGGCGTCGACCCCTCCTCCATGGAGACGATCATGCTGCCGGTGGCCTACGACAAGCAGGACCCGAACCGGGTGGTGGCCTCGGAGCCCCGGGCCGGCGAGCTCTGGAAGGCGATCCGTCAGGACGCCACGATCCCCGAGTCCGCCAAGAAGTCCCCCGCGACCGGCGGCTGA
- a CDS encoding stealth family protein — protein sequence MHEIPVGMHRRLAHVRPGLTPLAVRAEHLQLVSVALTQAGVEHFVVPGTEDTSSAVGVRDTQRGRVAQTLRSLFGRSPGYIQRRVPVQRTSELLHPGARESSWQGLETVDVLRAIWFQADPSGELVYGTEYGCDIEFWREEEGRLLPPRINRGASFLPVEGEMTLVSPHRFSRLAPPLRTEAAPKQRRWSRKQEATGLPTRREFVCTGPDEITFPIDVVYTWVDSDDPAWQRRRAEASGDVFHEESASAGRYINRDELLYSMRSLHMYAPWVRHIFLVTDDQVPHWLDETVEGITVVSHREIFRETDRLPVFNSHAISAQLHRVPGLSEHFIHFNDDVFVGRPITPHEFFLPNGASKYYPDTVRIPMGPIRPDDLPHEVARKNVRALLEGRFGRTIIDAMKHTPVPLRRSVLEEMEREFAEVFRATAAARFRSRTDIDVGTCMYPYYSYFTERGVPDTIPYAYLHLSMVQLSKKLDRLLKRRDAAVFCVNDSFSTEDDVADQEALIHPFFEAYFPLPSPYEKTATR from the coding sequence ATGCACGAAATTCCCGTCGGCATGCACCGCCGACTGGCTCACGTCCGGCCGGGCCTCACCCCTCTCGCGGTGCGCGCCGAGCACCTTCAGCTGGTGTCCGTCGCGCTGACGCAGGCCGGCGTGGAGCACTTCGTGGTGCCCGGGACCGAGGACACGTCGTCGGCGGTCGGCGTACGGGACACCCAGCGCGGCAGGGTCGCCCAGACCCTGCGGTCGCTGTTCGGCCGGAGCCCCGGGTACATCCAGCGCCGGGTCCCCGTCCAGCGCACCAGCGAGCTGCTGCACCCGGGCGCCCGGGAGTCCTCCTGGCAGGGCCTGGAGACCGTGGACGTACTGCGCGCCATCTGGTTCCAGGCCGACCCGTCGGGTGAACTCGTGTACGGCACCGAGTACGGCTGCGACATCGAGTTCTGGCGTGAGGAGGAGGGACGCCTGCTGCCGCCCCGGATCAACCGGGGCGCGAGCTTCCTCCCCGTGGAGGGCGAGATGACTCTCGTCTCCCCGCACCGCTTCTCCCGGCTGGCTCCGCCGCTGCGCACGGAAGCCGCGCCCAAGCAACGGCGTTGGAGCCGCAAGCAGGAGGCGACCGGTCTGCCGACCCGCCGGGAGTTCGTCTGCACCGGTCCGGACGAGATCACCTTTCCCATCGATGTCGTCTACACCTGGGTGGACAGCGACGACCCGGCCTGGCAGCGGCGCAGGGCCGAGGCTTCGGGCGACGTCTTCCACGAGGAGTCCGCGAGCGCCGGGCGCTACATCAACCGCGACGAACTCCTCTACTCGATGCGTTCCCTGCACATGTACGCCCCGTGGGTCCGCCACATCTTCCTGGTCACCGACGACCAGGTGCCGCACTGGCTCGACGAGACAGTCGAGGGCATCACCGTGGTGTCGCACCGGGAGATCTTCCGGGAGACGGACCGCCTCCCCGTCTTCAACTCGCATGCCATCAGCGCGCAGTTGCACCGCGTTCCCGGACTCTCCGAGCACTTCATCCACTTCAACGACGACGTTTTCGTGGGCAGGCCCATCACCCCGCACGAGTTCTTCCTGCCGAACGGCGCGTCCAAGTACTACCCGGACACGGTCCGTATCCCGATGGGCCCGATACGCCCGGACGACCTTCCGCACGAGGTGGCCCGCAAGAACGTCCGCGCGCTTCTGGAGGGGCGGTTCGGCCGCACCATCATCGACGCGATGAAGCACACGCCCGTGCCGCTGCGGCGCAGTGTGCTGGAGGAGATGGAACGGGAATTCGCGGAGGTGTTCCGGGCGACCGCTGCCGCCCGATTCCGCAGCAGGACCGATATCGACGTCGGCACCTGCATGTATCCGTACTACTCGTACTTCACGGAGCGCGGGGTGCCCGACACCATCCCGTACGCCTATCTCCACCTCTCGATGGTCCAGCTCTCCAAGAAGCTCGACCGTCTGCTCAAGCGGCGGGACGCGGCCGTCTTCTGTGTGAACGACTCCTTCAGCACCGAGGACGACGTGGCTGATCAGGAGGCCCTGATCCATCCGTTCTTCGAGGCGTACTTCCCTCTTCCCAGCCCGTACGAGAAGACGGCGACGCGGTGA
- a CDS encoding glycosyltransferase — protein sequence MKIDFLVQNAFAADGATRAVLNLAGALADTHEVRIVSVFRWLDRPAIAPAHGVRNISLLDLREGRRPDKQDIRRLTPSRVIPRTQEMSWRYSQLTDDKVQEYLGETQAQVVVGTSLELAAYVSRWGRPRALRLGQLHLLSTVLSAQEQSRAWAGLGRLDAVIVPSRAEATAITEAGLPGGVAVYAHPDCVPDPRVRPADGRSRTVMAAGRLVPEKRFDLLIQAFAHVAGHHPDWQLRIFGTGPEYGSLRALVAELDLYNHVFLMMEEPRLEAHWAASAIAAGTSDRESFGLALAEAMRCGLPVVSTDCPGGPPEIVRHEVNGLLTPVDDVDAFGAALMRLVEDEATRAAMGRQALQDSDRYGPEAAAGRFEKAIRMSRRARRESRPAAEVSVGCTVEPDGLIGLRLAGVREGREDLHLVLRRRKAARDERPVRLPLLPADGLGPHLYTAVVPPGPGILTEGRWDVHLDSGDGKPSKIQPGVLDLRGFGPVATGPACTVVQLPYASESGHLVLRTWTRERHAEATEVWVGDGIIHLRGVLYGCDFGDAEPLLLMRRRGGEGHQFWLSGNSSGAADFSFALPASDLAEQLIGRHELWDLWVGRRYDPVVARLGRFLTDVVDVKGVFAYPNAVVPADDGPDVLVKPYYTAGTELSVRVSEKAE from the coding sequence GTGAAGATCGATTTCCTGGTTCAGAACGCCTTCGCGGCGGACGGAGCGACCCGTGCGGTCCTCAACCTGGCTGGCGCCCTGGCCGACACGCACGAGGTCCGGATCGTCTCGGTGTTCCGCTGGCTCGACCGTCCGGCGATCGCGCCCGCCCACGGAGTACGGAACATCTCCCTGCTGGACCTCCGCGAGGGCCGCCGTCCCGACAAGCAGGACATCCGCAGGCTCACCCCGTCCAGGGTCATCCCGCGCACGCAGGAGATGTCCTGGCGCTACAGCCAGCTGACCGACGACAAGGTGCAGGAGTACCTCGGCGAGACCCAGGCTCAGGTGGTGGTGGGTACCAGCCTCGAGCTGGCGGCCTACGTCTCGCGCTGGGGCCGCCCGAGGGCGCTGCGGCTGGGCCAGCTGCATCTGCTGAGCACCGTGCTGTCCGCCCAGGAGCAGAGCCGCGCGTGGGCGGGGCTGGGGCGCCTGGATGCCGTGATCGTGCCGAGCCGCGCCGAGGCGACGGCCATCACGGAAGCGGGTCTGCCGGGCGGTGTCGCCGTGTACGCCCACCCCGACTGCGTGCCCGATCCGAGGGTACGTCCGGCCGACGGACGGTCCCGGACCGTGATGGCGGCCGGCCGGCTCGTCCCCGAGAAGCGCTTCGACCTGCTGATCCAGGCCTTCGCGCACGTGGCCGGGCATCATCCCGACTGGCAGCTGCGGATCTTCGGCACCGGTCCCGAGTACGGCTCGCTCCGTGCGCTCGTCGCCGAACTCGACCTGTACAACCACGTGTTCCTGATGATGGAGGAACCCAGGCTGGAGGCGCACTGGGCGGCATCCGCCATAGCCGCAGGCACGTCGGACCGCGAGTCCTTCGGGCTCGCGCTGGCGGAGGCCATGCGGTGCGGACTCCCCGTCGTCTCCACCGACTGCCCCGGCGGGCCCCCGGAAATCGTCCGCCACGAGGTCAACGGCCTGCTCACGCCCGTCGACGACGTCGACGCGTTCGGCGCCGCGCTGATGCGTCTGGTCGAGGACGAGGCCACCCGCGCGGCAATGGGCCGTCAGGCGCTCCAGGACTCCGACCGCTACGGTCCGGAGGCGGCGGCGGGTCGGTTCGAGAAGGCGATCAGGATGTCCCGGCGAGCCCGCCGGGAGTCCCGTCCCGCCGCCGAGGTCTCGGTGGGGTGCACGGTGGAGCCCGACGGCCTGATCGGCCTGCGCCTGGCGGGGGTACGGGAGGGCCGCGAGGATCTGCACCTGGTCCTGCGCAGACGGAAGGCGGCGCGCGACGAGCGGCCGGTCCGGCTCCCTCTGCTGCCCGCCGACGGCCTGGGACCGCACCTCTACACAGCGGTCGTCCCGCCGGGGCCCGGGATTCTCACCGAGGGCCGCTGGGACGTCCATCTGGACAGCGGTGACGGTAAGCCCTCGAAGATCCAGCCGGGGGTCCTCGACCTGCGCGGCTTCGGTCCGGTGGCGACCGGTCCCGCCTGCACCGTGGTCCAGCTCCCTTACGCGTCCGAGAGCGGCCACCTGGTGCTGCGCACATGGACGCGGGAACGTCACGCCGAGGCCACCGAGGTCTGGGTCGGTGACGGAATCATCCATCTGCGGGGCGTCCTGTACGGCTGCGACTTCGGTGACGCGGAGCCGTTGCTGCTGATGCGCCGGCGCGGGGGCGAGGGGCACCAGTTCTGGCTCTCCGGCAACTCGTCGGGAGCCGCGGACTTCTCCTTCGCGCTGCCCGCGTCGGACCTGGCCGAACAGCTCATCGGCCGGCACGAGCTGTGGGACCTGTGGGTGGGCCGGCGGTACGACCCGGTGGTCGCACGGCTGGGCCGCTTCCTCACCGACGTGGTCGATGTGAAGGGTGTCTTCGCCTACCCCAACGCGGTGGTGCCGGCCGACGACGGTCCTGACGTCCTGGTCAAGCCCTACTACACCGCGGGCACCGAACTCTCGGTCCGCGTCTCCGAGAAGGCGGAGTAG